One window of Anaerolineales bacterium genomic DNA carries:
- a CDS encoding response regulator transcription factor, which translates to MADKILVVEDEAQITRTLRLYLEQAGYQVVIISDGAQAMPAFRHEKPDLVILDLHLPHVDGWEVCRQIRRETDTPIIMLTARSEESDKLIGLELGADDYVTKPFSPREVTARVRVVLRRSRGQVQPPPILRADTLVLDLEAHTATKDDQLLDLTPTEFEILAAFMRHPGQAFTRLQLVEAAQGVAYEGYERVMDQHIKNLRAKLGDDARAPRFIETVFGVGYRFSAEFRHDA; encoded by the coding sequence TTGGCAGACAAAATCTTGGTCGTTGAAGACGAAGCGCAAATCACCCGCACCTTGCGGTTGTATCTCGAACAGGCTGGCTACCAGGTTGTCATCATCTCTGATGGCGCACAGGCAATGCCAGCCTTTCGGCATGAAAAGCCCGATCTTGTCATCCTGGATTTGCACCTTCCGCACGTGGACGGCTGGGAGGTCTGCCGCCAGATCCGCCGCGAAACGGATACACCTATCATCATGCTTACTGCCCGCAGTGAGGAGAGCGATAAACTGATCGGGCTGGAATTGGGCGCGGATGATTACGTCACCAAGCCGTTCAGTCCGCGCGAAGTGACGGCGCGCGTGCGCGTCGTTCTGCGCCGAAGCCGGGGACAGGTGCAGCCGCCGCCCATCCTGCGCGCCGATACACTCGTTCTGGACCTCGAAGCGCATACCGCGACCAAGGATGACCAGCTCCTCGATCTGACTCCAACCGAATTCGAGATTCTTGCCGCGTTCATGCGTCATCCAGGGCAGGCATTCACCCGATTACAGTTGGTCGAAGCCGCACAGGGCGTGGCTTATGAAGGGTATGAGCGTGTGATGGATCAGCACATCAAAAACTTGCGCGCCAAACTGGGTGACGACGCCCGCGCGCCGCGCTTCATTGAAACAGTGTTCGGTGTGGGTTATCGGTTTTCTGCGGAGTTTCGCCATGATGCGTAG
- a CDS encoding winged helix-turn-helix transcriptional regulator: MAKDKVTPAVASDLANLFDALSDPTRILIISALLDGEVGVSELVERLGLTKSAVSHQLRGLRDKRLIRTRKQGRNVFVCLDDDHVIELFKRGLDHVLHG; the protein is encoded by the coding sequence GTGGCAAAGGATAAGGTCACCCCTGCAGTCGCCTCCGATCTCGCCAACCTGTTCGATGCGTTGAGCGACCCGACGCGCATTCTCATCATCAGCGCTTTGCTCGATGGGGAAGTCGGCGTCAGTGAACTTGTGGAGCGCCTGGGGCTGACCAAGTCCGCGGTCTCGCATCAGTTGCGTGGACTGCGTGACAAGCGGCTTATTCGCACCCGCAAACAGGGACGTAATGTATTCGTTTGTCTCGATGACGATCATGTGATCGAACTGTTCAAGCGCGGACTTGATCACGTCCTGCATGGTTAA
- a CDS encoding isoprenylcysteine carboxylmethyltransferase family protein: protein MKIFLPVYFLLFFGLAMFWRSYIAWKRTGINPYKLGNGDTVHDFVGKLFRLTLIATALIVFVFSFLEGYYEWFSPITWMISSPLTVIGIALLILALIWVLVAQIQMGDSWRIGIDEESKSTLVQHGLFGISRNPIFLGMLIMLVGLLLLLPTAATLTVTVLGFVLIHVQVRLEEAFLTEKYGEDYRKYQMSVRRWI from the coding sequence TTGAAAATCTTTCTCCCCGTTTACTTCCTGCTGTTCTTTGGACTCGCCATGTTCTGGCGCTCGTATATTGCCTGGAAACGAACAGGCATCAACCCCTACAAACTTGGCAATGGCGATACCGTTCATGACTTCGTTGGCAAACTATTCCGCCTGACCCTGATCGCCACCGCGCTGATCGTGTTCGTGTTCTCCTTCCTGGAAGGTTATTATGAATGGTTTTCGCCCATCACATGGATGATTTCCTCCCCGTTGACAGTGATCGGGATCGCATTGCTCATACTGGCTTTGATCTGGGTGTTGGTCGCCCAAATCCAAATGGGCGACTCGTGGCGGATCGGCATTGACGAAGAAAGCAAATCCACTTTGGTTCAGCATGGCTTGTTCGGCATTTCGCGCAATCCCATCTTCCTGGGGATGCTGATTATGCTGGTGGGGCTGCTATTGTTATTGCCCACTGCAGCCACCCTGACCGTTACCGTACTTGGTTTTGTCCTGATCCATGTTCAAGTGCGGCTGGAAGAAGCATTCCTCACAGAGAAATATGGCGAGGACTACCGCAAGTACCAGATGAGTGTTCGCCGCTGGATCTAA
- a CDS encoding HAMP domain-containing protein — protein MMRSLWLKLMGAFLLVVVVGGGIDTYLVSRSTQTQFSQYIDQNGRVFAQQLAPTLAQYYSRQGNWQGVENLLNNPWGTSMMNDGMGMMGEDNWGMWQEGNGMEMGGDMMGSASNPWNMMGVRLLLADAQGTIIADSAAQDVGKSLSSADLAAGVPVIAGNQQVGTLLPVYASPNATSPAGEFVSSVNRSTWWAGIIAAVVALLLGSLLFFHIVAPIQRLTSAAQKIAAGDLHQRIPTQAQDEIGTLATAFNQMADSLAQHEELRRNLIADVAHELRTPLTVIQGNLEAMLDGVLPASPQEIATLRDEAALLTRLVSDLRLLSLAEAGQLKLERVKIDPAELIMRAVEPFRLQAQSSQIELALELAPNLPSISVDADRIAQVIRNLLSNALRHTPAGGRVTVTCRNDKTQSLLITVSDTGEGIPPDDLPFVFDRFYRADKSRSRASGGSGIGLAIVKQLVEAHGGKVRAESQSGQGTTFGFTLPS, from the coding sequence ATGATGCGTAGTTTGTGGCTCAAGCTAATGGGTGCATTTTTATTGGTGGTTGTGGTCGGCGGCGGCATTGACACCTACCTGGTCAGCCGTTCGACGCAGACACAATTCAGCCAATACATCGATCAAAATGGACGGGTGTTTGCGCAGCAACTTGCCCCCACTCTTGCCCAGTATTACAGTCGTCAGGGGAATTGGCAGGGTGTGGAGAACTTGCTCAATAATCCCTGGGGAACATCCATGATGAATGATGGCATGGGGATGATGGGAGAGGACAACTGGGGCATGTGGCAGGAAGGAAATGGAATGGAAATGGGCGGCGATATGATGGGTTCTGCCTCCAATCCCTGGAACATGATGGGAGTGCGTCTCCTGCTTGCCGACGCGCAGGGGACGATTATCGCCGATAGCGCCGCGCAGGATGTTGGAAAGAGTCTTTCATCAGCGGATTTAGCAGCAGGTGTGCCTGTCATTGCAGGAAATCAGCAGGTGGGAACGCTTCTGCCTGTTTATGCGAGTCCAAATGCAACCAGCCCCGCTGGGGAATTTGTCTCATCGGTCAATCGGTCCACATGGTGGGCGGGTATCATCGCCGCGGTTGTTGCGTTGCTGCTTGGCTCATTGCTTTTCTTTCATATCGTTGCGCCTATACAACGACTAACCTCCGCCGCTCAAAAAATCGCGGCGGGAGATTTGCATCAACGTATTCCGACACAAGCGCAGGATGAAATTGGTACGCTGGCAACTGCGTTCAATCAAATGGCGGACTCGCTTGCACAACATGAAGAATTGCGCCGCAATCTGATCGCGGATGTCGCCCATGAACTGCGCACTCCGCTTACGGTGATTCAGGGGAATCTGGAAGCCATGTTGGATGGAGTCCTGCCCGCCAGTCCACAAGAAATTGCTACACTGCGGGATGAAGCAGCATTATTGACTCGTCTCGTTTCGGATTTAAGATTGCTTTCGCTGGCGGAAGCGGGTCAATTGAAGCTGGAACGCGTGAAGATCGATCCCGCTGAACTCATTATGCGGGCAGTCGAGCCGTTCCGTTTGCAGGCACAATCCAGCCAGATTGAACTCGCATTGGAACTTGCGCCCAACTTGCCATCTATTAGTGTGGACGCGGACCGTATCGCCCAGGTAATTCGCAATCTGCTCAGTAATGCTTTGCGTCACACACCTGCAGGGGGACGGGTTACAGTGACATGCAGAAACGATAAAACCCAGAGCCTCCTCATCACGGTATCTGATACAGGTGAGGGCATTCCACCTGATGATCTGCCCTTTGTCTTTGACCGCTTCTATCGCGCTGACAAATCCCGTTCACGCGCCAGCGGCGGATCGGGGATTGGGCTGGCGATTGTAAAACAATTAGTAGAGGCGCACGGCGGGAAAGTACGGGCGGAAAGTCAGTCAGGGCAGGGAACAACGTTTGGGTTCACACTGCCATCTTGA
- a CDS encoding winged helix-turn-helix transcriptional regulator — MIMISAPSKTDLQAKLFRGFGDPSRLGILDALRNGPLTVSEIVEATGLSQPNVSNHLGCLRDCGLVVAEQEGRYVTYHLSDDRVGELLALAESLLADVARGVYECTRYNIPRTESRK, encoded by the coding sequence ATGATTATGATCTCTGCACCTTCCAAAACCGACCTCCAAGCCAAACTATTCCGCGGCTTCGGCGATCCGTCTCGTCTGGGAATTCTCGATGCGCTACGCAATGGCCCACTCACGGTGAGCGAAATCGTCGAGGCGACCGGCCTCTCGCAGCCTAATGTCTCGAACCATCTGGGCTGTTTGCGCGACTGCGGCCTTGTGGTCGCTGAGCAGGAGGGCCGCTATGTCACCTATCATTTGAGCGATGATCGAGTGGGTGAACTGTTGGCTCTGGCTGAATCGCTTCTGGCGGATGTCGCGCGCGGGGTCTATGAATGTACTCGTTACAACATCCCGCGGACAGAAAGTCGCAAGTAG